From the genome of Saccharomyces eubayanus strain FM1318 chromosome X, whole genome shotgun sequence, one region includes:
- the JSN1 gene encoding Jsn1p, with protein sequence MDKSKQMNINNLSNIPEVINPGITIPIYEEEYENGESANGQLQQPPQKLGSYRSRAGKFSNTLSNLLPSISAKLHHSKKNGHGKNAVEFSSSNNSSQSTVASKTPRASPSRNKMMDSTIDNVSMDRPGSLTPPQDMEKLVHFPDSTNNFLIPAPRGSSDSYNLPHQISRTRNNTMSSQITSMSSIAPKPRTSSGIWSSNASANDPMQQHLLQQLDPTTSNNTNNPNPLNDYSTKTAFFDNLVSTSTSQMMDSKMNANSLAIPNSLWSNSRQRSQSNASSIYTDAPLYEQPARASISSHYTMPIQDSPLVADEIDPHSINWVTTDPAVPSINQISNLLPTNTISISNVFPLQHQQPQLNNAINLTSTSLATLCSKYGEVISARTLRNLNMALVEFTSVESAVKALDSLQGKEVSMIGAPSKLSFAKILPMHQQPPQFILNSQGLPLGSENNNLQPQPLLQEQLFNGSVTFQQQGNVSIPVFNQQSQQSQQSQHQNHSSGSGGFNNVLHGYNNNNNPHNNSNNSANEKEQCPFPLPPPSVNDKEDSLRGIIELFKTTADEYQINSLIKKSLNHKGTPDTQNFGPLPEPLSVREFDPPKLRELRKSIDSNLFSDLEIEQLAIAMLEELPELSSDYLGNTIVQKLFEHSSDIIRDVMLRKTSKYLTSMGVHKNGTWACQKMITMAHTPRQIMQVTQGVKDYCTPLINDQFGNYVIQCVLKFGFPWNQFIFESIIANFWVIVQNRYGARAVRACLEAHDIVTPEQSIVLSAMIVVYADYLSTNSNGALLVTWFLDTSVLPNRHSILAPRLTKKIVELCGHRLASLTILKILNFRGDDNARKIILDSLFGNSNAHDSLPPKELTKLLCETNYGPTFVHKVLAMPLLEDDLRAHIIKQVRKVLIDSTPIQPSRRLLEEVGLASPSNSHNKAKQQQQQHHNNSISHMFATPDASGQHIRGLSVSSVKSAGSKHTTMNTGTTTGSTASTMSPGQSLNANSTMGYFNYPGVFPVGGFSGSANNGYGVNNDDLNSQFDMLNLNNGTRLSLPQLSLTNHNNTTTEILNSIGSSKGHTNNNNNKNYNEDNPAFETMTLHSAN encoded by the coding sequence ATGGACAAAAGCAAGCAAATGAACATTAACAACCTGTCCAACATTCCTGAGGTAATTAACCCAGGTATTACCATTCCCATATACGAGGAGGAGTACGAGAATGGAGAGAGTGCTAATGGTCAACTACAACAGCCGCCACAGAAGTTAGGATCTTACCGGTCCCGTGCAGGGAAATTCTCCAATACACTGAGCAACTTGCTGCCCTCCATTAGTGCCAAGCTGCATCATTCGAAGAAGAACGGCCATGGCAAAAACGCTGTTGAGTTTTCCTCCAGCAACAACAGTTCTCAGTCGACGGTGGCTTCTAAAACCCCGAGGGCCAGCCCCTCCCGGAACAAGATGATGGACAGCACCATAGACAATGTGTCCATGGATAGACCGGGCAGTTTAACCCCACCTCAAGACATGGAAAAACTGGTCCATTTCCCTGATTCGACCAATAATTTTCTGATCCCTGCTCCCAGAGGGTCCAGTGACTCGTACAACCTGCCTCACCAGATTTCCAGGACAAGAAATAATACGATGTCATCCCAGATCACTTCCATGTCGTCAATTGCTCCCAAGCCTCGCACTTCAAGCGGGATATGGTCTTCCAATGCCAGCGCCAATGACCCCATGCAGCAGCACCTTTTGCAACAGTTAGATCCCACAACGAGCAACAATACAAACAATCCGAACCCGCTTAACGACTATTCAACAAAGACCGCATTTTTCGACAACTTAGTATCTACAAGCACGAGCCAAATGATGGATAGTAAAATGAATGCAAATAGTTTGGCTATTCCAAACTCTCTTTGGTCAAACTCAAGACAAAGGTCTCAATCAAACGCTTCTAGCATATACACAGATGCGCCGCTTTATGAACAGCCCGCTCGCGCCAGTATTTCGTCCCATTATACTATGCCAATCCAGGACTCTCCCTTGGTGGCTGATGAGATCGATCCGCATTCTATTAACTGGGTAACCACAGATCCCGCTGTACCATCCATAAACCAAATTTCCAATCTATTGCCCACTAATACcatttccatttcaaaCGTTTTCCCCTTGCAACACCAGCAACCTCAGTTGAATAACGCGATAAATTTAACAAGCACCTCATTGGCCACTTTATGTTCCAAATATGGTGAAGTCATATCCGCTAGAACTCTAAGAAATTTGAACATGGCTTTGGTAGAATTCACTTCCGTGGAAAGTGCCGTAAAAGCTCTGGATAGTCTCCAAGGCAAGGAGGTTTCCATGATTGGAGCACCAAGTAAACTATCGTTCGCCAAAATTTTACCCATGCACCAACAACCTCCACAGTTCATCCTCAATTCTCAAGGCTTGCCATTGGGTTCTGAAAATAACAATTTACAACCACAACCATTATTACAAGAGCAATTATTTAATGGATCTGTGACTTTCCAGCAACAAGGCAATGTCTCTATACCTGTATTTAATCAACAATCACAGCAATCTCAGCAATCTCAGCACCAAAATCATAGTTCCGGTTCAGGTGGGTTTAATAATGTTCTGCACGgctacaacaacaataataaccCTCAcaataacagcaacaacTCTGCAAACGAAAAGGAACAGTGCCCCTTTCCGTTACCGCCCCCAAGCGtcaatgataaagaagattCGTTAAGAGGTATCATTgagcttttcaaaacaactGCCGATGAATATCAAATCAATTcattaataaaaaagtcACTTAACCACAAAGGAACTCCGGATACTCAAAATTTTGGTCCCTTACCGGAACCATTGTCCGTGAGAGAGTTCGATCCACCAAAGTTGCGCGAACTAAGAAAATCCATTGACTCCAACTTATTTTCCGATTTAGAAATCGAACAGTTAGCGATTGCCATGCTTGAAGAATTACCAGAATTAAGTTCAGATTATCTGGGTAATACTATTGTACAAAAGTTGTTTGAACATTCATCAGATATAATTAGGGATGTAATGCTAAGGAAAACAAGCAAATACTTGACCTCTATGGGTGTCCACAAAAACGGGACGTGGGCGTGCCAAAAAATGATCACCATGGCTCATACTCCCAGACAAATCATGCAAGTGACTCAAGGTGTCAAAGATTACTGTACCCCGTTAATCAATGATCAATTTGGGAACTACGTCATTCAATGCGTTTTGAAGTTTGGATTTCCTTGGAACcagtttatttttgaaagcatAATAGCCAATTTTTGGGTTATTGTTCAAAATCGATATGGTGCACGAGCCGTTAGAGCTTGTCTAGAGGCACATGACATCGTAACTCCCGAACAGTCGATAGTCCTGAGCGCAATGATTGTCGTGTATGCTGACTATTTAAGTACGAACAGTAACGGGGCACTGTTGGTTACATGGTTTTTAGATACTAGCGTTCTACCCAATAGACATTCTATCTTGGCACCAAGACtgacgaaaaaaatagttgAGTTATGTGGTCACAGATTGGCTTCTCTaaccattttgaaaatcctAAACTTTAGAGGTGATGATAATGCCAGAAAAATCATCTTAGACTCTCTGTTTGGAAATTCGAACGCACACGATTCTTTACCACCAAAGGAGTTGACCAAGCTTTTATGTGAAACGAATTATGGTCCTACCTTTGTCCATAAAGTTTTGGCAATGCCTTTATTGGAAGATGATTTGAGAGCTCACATTATAAAACAGGTTAGAAAAGTGTTGATAGATTCTACTCCAATACAGCCAAGCCGCCGTTTATTAGAGGAAGTTGGGTTGGCATCTCCCTCAAATTCACATAACAAGGcaaagcagcaacaacaacagcatcATAATAATAGCATTTCACATATGTTTGCCACTCCGGATGCATCTGGACAACATATAAGAGGCCTTTCTGTTTCCAGTGTTAAAAGCGCCGGATCGAAGCATACCACTATGAATACTGGAACAACCACGGGGTCTACCGCATCCACAATGTCACCAGGCCAGTCATTGAATGCTAACTCTACAATGGGTTATTTCAATTATCCTGGTGTCTTCCCAGTGGGGGGCTTTTCAGGCAGTGCCAATAATGGATATGGTGTTAACAATGATGATCTTAATTCCCAATTCGATATGTTAAACTTGAATAACGGAACTCGTTTATCATTGCCGCAATTGAGTTTGACTAATCATAACAACACTACTACAGAAATATTAAACAGTATCGGCTCATCTAAAGGCCATACgaacaataacaacaacaaaaattatAATGAGGACAATCCCGCTTTTGAAACTATGACTTTACACTCAGCAAATTAA
- the BUD4 gene encoding Bud4p → MRETTVDSLLKEIDNEMEQTKCNAMQKTVEGGSRDWKLPLQDIGDETMEMLVKHNTRSNSHATEKASRKGQSSSRKSDISNESFGLDLLRTNSELGEPSDTVFQKSPKSFAVNGSPCPTSSPKVLNNLKNMAHDIDDLTREDEKPARRDSSSLKFTLKSTQPLLSYPESPTHRSSIEIETNYDDEEEEEDADAYLAQSPQILHSPSRIPITNAVSINKFNLDLSLGASGLNKRLASGDSADSTEHELDTKTIPELPYRMPSTPEMTAVEDECPGLPYIVKKSLLGSRSATASVEDLNISTSLLETSDRIDAGITSNADAIIEKDLVEDLQYNAKHIHDAFDEERLLGKSYEMNHDPSSHNNVTTPNQGVSNEAGKSAERELSAANQDLSEETSLLHTESKFGGTQSNDMLTVDDIYNTEADISTSTKPEESLVNENEETVQEDQSMQNPRLINKHNEQPTALKNDVAEKESIESNDKNESFTNSEDAINHELAHLGEQQLIQNVTYSEDSETHDSQIDLDHVETGTVNGLPNGSKDEKIKSSLSSEHMLAIQDNYGEDRADEKEDEHEHEHEHEHEHEHEHEHEHEHEHEHEHEHEHEHEHEHEHEHGNIQEKKEQEQVPILPPLPRWEAIQFSEPFADENDTSNDSMDLTRSMKPSDYISIWHIQEEEIKYTSPESVANSQFSHQSSITTASTVDCKKENASTSFKFKPRIVSRSKIYNPKHRVSSLNYYDSEDYVLNNSEWNALDPMRRNTIISKKIQDNIRVQKRLTPFLSPTIMESQDKNSNFQNHIFEEEQDEKDEREKEEQDEKEQDEEAALSNIQLSEQDITTNINPVGQDFSINTQEGPETSVREIKNVGDISFDKGDLLSLSVDEELGQDFANFLDALDHDSTSFNHALNEAAGFNRDDSKKSFSSLWEKNYELKPPPSVRNQSIAPDVLQKLLESDAKSDTELKSDNEEEVNVVHMGLGIGTLKTPVKDVSVALAASIRGYEASFSDSDSHFGEMINSDVMTLNMFDDFEEDEMSPGTPTGGISPVKRHISSPFKVIKAGNKSNCDEINVKTEEEPETAKLTCTGSLESATPPPVIETKEEMETQLEGPGETEEEFPDLGTLYLTVKGISTLALYGTKSHRATFSIVFDNGENVIQTSWESLPYDGNIRINKEFELPIDFMKNKDSSSVSSGESSYKKCTITLKCKYAKAKHELVEVVDRVPVGKSFFGKTKYKSEKRYVQKTAKQDEWDYLFAQDGSFARCEFEIDEEFLNNAAFSNSHMRYDMINKWSRIADGIGGSARFHELPRKPPHKVASLDVEACFLKRTSAFEQFPKTLSLVNKIISKYKLQKNIYKEGYLLQDGGDLNGKIESRFFKLHGSQLSGYHEISKKAKIDINLLKVTEVLCNEDIQTKDGERRNFTEWVLFNECFQLVFDDGERITFNADCSNEEKNDWYNKLKEVVELNAFHQPWVKNFGEILAT, encoded by the coding sequence ATGCGCGAAACTACTGTGGACTCTCTGCTGAAAGAGATAGATAACGAAATGGAACAAACAAAGTGCAATGCCATGCAGAAGACTGTTGAGGGGGGTTCCCGTGACTGGAAGCTGCCATTGCAGGATATTGGCGACGAGACCATGGAAATGCTGGTAAAACACAACACTAGGTCGAATTCTCATGCGACAGAAAAGGCTAGTCGCAAGGGACAATCATCATCTAGGAAGTCTGATATCTCCAATGAAAGTTTTGGTTTGGACCTCTTGCGTACAAACTCCGAGCTTGGAGAGCCTTCGGATACAGTGTTTCAGAAATCACCTAAAAGTTTTGCCGTCAATGGCTCACCTTGCCCAACGAGTTCTCCCAAAGTCCtcaataatttgaaaaatatggCCCACGATATAGACGACCTGACACGCGAAGACGAAAAACCTGCAAGACGTGATAGCTCTTCCTTGAAATTCACATTGAAATCAACTCAACCGCTGCTCTCATATCCGGAGTCGCCCACTCACAGAAGTTCCATTGAAATCGAAACAAACTACGACgacgaggaagaagaggaagatgcAGACGCATATCTGGCACAATCGCCTCAAATATTACATTCTCCCTCAAGGATCCCGATAACAAACGCGGTATCTATCAACAAGTTCAATCTCGATTTATCGTTGGGTGCCAGTGGGCTTAACAAAAGGTTGGCGTCTGGTGACTCTGCAGACAGTACAGAACACGAGCTGGATACAAAAACAATCCCTGAGTTACCATACCGTATGCCATCTACCCCGGAAATGACGGCTGTCGAGGATGAATGCCCTGGATTACCATATATTGTCAAGAAATCGCTTCTGGGATCAAGATCGGCTACGGCTTCTGTGGAAGACCTAAATATCTCAACGAGCCTCCTAGAAACGAGTGACCGTATTGATGCTGGCATCACGTCCAATGCAGATGCTATCATAGAGAAGGATCTAGTGGAAGATTTACAGTACAATGCTAAACACATCCATGATGCATTCGATGAAGAGAGACTTCTTGGCAAAAGTTACGAAATGAATCATGATCCTTCTTCCCATAATAACGTCACTACGCCCAACCAGGGTGTCTCTAATGAAGCTGGTAAAAGTGCTGAACGAGAGTTATCAGCCGCTAATCAGGACCTCTCGGAGGAAACCTCCCTGTTACATACTGAATCTAAATTTGGTGGTACTCAATCAAATGATATGCTTACTGTAGACGACATATACAATACTGAAGCAGATATCTCAACATCTACAAAGCCAGAGGAAAGTCTAGTTAATgagaatgaagaaacagTACAAGAAGATCAAAGTATGCAAAACCCTCGACTGATAAATAAACACAATGAACAACCAACAGCTCTCAAAAATGATGTGGCAGAAAAGGAGTCAATCGAATCAAACGACAAAAATGAATCATTCACGAACTCTGAAGATGCAATTAACCACGAGCTCGCTCATCTTGGGGAGCAACAGCTTATTCAGAACGTAACGTATTCAGAAGATAGCGAAACACATGACAGCCAAATAGATCTTGATCATGTAGAGACTGGTACAGTAAATGGCCTACCAAATGGGAgcaaagatgaaaaaatcaaatcatcGTTGTCAAGTGAACACATGCTGGCGATTCAGGATAATTATGGTGAAGATAGAGCcgatgaaaaggaagatgaacatgaacatgaacatgaacatgaacatgaacatgaacatgaacatgaacatgaacatgaacatgaacatgaacatgaacatgaacaCGAACACGAACACGAACACGAACACGAACACGAACATGGAaacattcaagaaaagaaagagcagGAACAGGTTCCAATTTTACCGCCATTGCCAAGGTGGGAAGCAATTCAATTCAGTGAGCCATTCGCTGATGAAAACGATACCTCCAATGATTCCATGGATTTAACAAGATCGATGAAACCTTCAGATTATATCTCTATATGGCAtatacaagaagaagaaataaaatatacttCACCAGAATCCGTTGCCAACTCTCAGTTTTCACACCAGTCGTCTATTACCACTGCATCCACAGTTGATTGCAAGAAGGAGAATGCTTCAAcatctttcaaattcaagccCAGAATAGTAAGTAGAAGTAAGATCTATAATCCAAAACATAGAGTATCGTCGTTGAACTACTATGACAGCGAAGATTACGTTTTGAACAATAGTGAATGGAACGCATTGGATCCTATGAGAAGAAACACAATAATCTCTAAAAAGATTCAAGATAATATTAGGGTACAAAAGCGTCTGACTCCATTTCTAAGTCCTACCATCATGGAATCTCAAGATAAAAACTCCAACTTCCAAAAccatatttttgaagaagaacaggatgaaaaagatgaacgggagaaggaagaacaggatgaaaaagaacaggATGAAGAGGCTGCTCTGTCAAATATTCAACTGAGTGAGCAAGATATTACAACCAACATTAATCCAGTTGGAcaagatttttcaataaatacTCAAGAGGGACCCGAAACTTCTGTTCGTGAAATAAAGAACGTAGGCGATATAAGCTTCGATAAAGGTGATTTGCTGTCTCTATCCGTTGATGAGGAATTGGGCCAGGATTTTGCTAATTTTCTAGACGCATTAGACCACGACTCTACATCATTCAATCATGCGCTAAATGAGGCAGCCGGTTTCAACAGGGATGATTCGAAGAAAAGCTTCAGTTCTCTTTGGGAGAAAAATTATGAACTGAAACCTCCCCCTTCAGTAAGAAATCAATCTATTGCGCCAGATGTACTCCAAAAACTATTGGAATCAGATGCTAAAAGTGACACTGAATTGAAAAGCgataacgaagaagaagtcaaTGTGGTACATATGGGTCTAGGTATTGGGACGCTGAAAACACCCGTCAAAGATGTATCGGTTGCATTAGCAGCAAGCATTAGAGGGTACGAAGCAAGTTTTAGCGACTCCGATTCTCATTTTGGAGAGATGATCAATAGTGACGTTATGACTCTAAACAtgtttgatgattttgaagaggACGAAATGAGTCCTGGCACTCCAACTGGTGGCATAAGCCCAGTCAAGCGCCATATTAGTAGCCCATTTAAGGTGATCAAGGCTGGAAATAAATCAAATTGTGACGAAATAAATGTCAAGACTGAAGAAGAGCCAGAGACAGCCAAGCTAACGTGTACTGGCAGCTTAGAGTCAGCTACACCTCCGCCAGTaatagaaacaaaagaggaaatgGAGACCCAACTTGAAGGACCAGGGGAGACCGAGGAAGAATTTCCAGATTTGGGAACACTTTATTTAACTGTGAAGGGAATTTCTACGCTTGCGCTGTACGGTACCAAGAGCCACAGAGCCACAttttccattgtttttgataatgGGGAAAATGTCATCCAGACTTCCTGGGAATCACTTCCATATGACGGTAATATTAGGATTAATAAAGAGTTCGAATTACCTATTGACTTCatgaagaacaaagacTCTTCCTCAGTCTCTTCTGGAGAAAGCAgttataaaaaatgtacTATCACACTGAAATGTAAATATGCGAAAGCCAAGCATGAACTAGTAGAAGTAGTAGATAGGGTACCAGTCGGAAAAAGTTTCTTTGGTAAGACAAAGTACAAATCGGAGAAGAGATATGTGcaaaaaacagcaaaacAAGATGAATGGGATTACTTGTTTGCACAAGATGGTTCGTTTGCCCGTTGTgagtttgaaattgatgaagagTTTTTAAATAATGCTGCATTCAGTAATAGTCATATGCGCTATGATATGATAAATAAATGGAGCCGTATTGCAGATGGAATTGGCGGCTCAGCTAGATTTCATGAACTACCACGCAAACCGCCTCATAAAGTAGCTTCGTTGGATGTGGAAGCATGCTTCTTAAAAAGAACTTCCgcttttgaacaatttcCCAAAACATTGTCATTAGTAAACAAGATTATTTCCAAGTACAAGttgcaaaaaaacatttaCAAAGAAGGGTACTTATTGCAGGATGGTGGTGATTTAAACGGAAAGATAGAAAGTAGATTTTTTAAACTACATGGTTCGCAATTGTCTGGCTATCATGAAATCTCGAAGAAAGCTAAGATCGACATTAATCTGTTAAAGGTTACGGAAGTGCTATGCAACGAAGACATCCAAACCAAAGATGGAGAACGAAGGAATTTCACAGAGTGGGTATTGTTTAACGAATGTTTCCAGCTGGTCTTTGATGATGGCGAAAGGATCACATTCAATGCAGACTGCTCCAATGAGGAGAAAAACGATTGGTATAATAAGTTGAAGGAAGTTGTTGAGTTAAATGCCTTCCACCAACCTTGggtaaaaaattttggcgAAATACTGGCTACATag
- the FIP1 gene encoding cleavage polyadenylation factor subunit FIP1 — protein sequence MSSSEDEDDKFLYGSDSELALPSSKRSRENEQEQDASNDPGTAKRQKQDSFEETVPTIAKYDHSDEDIYSDSSNNESNSDVEVIISTGPDPTRLDAKLLGSYQNVTTSGSKDVISVATDVPVTINKTSDERPAATEGETDQGVMTSESKAVTTEGEGNVPKTMVGSIDLDKEGIFESVGITTIDPEVLKEKPWRQPGANLSDYFNYGFNEFTWMEYLHRQEKLQQDYNPRRILMGLLTLQQQGKLNSSNDTDLNLGNMIDNNNNNNINNSNMSNLNNNMGNSMSGTPNPPAPPMHPSFPPLPMFGSFPPFPMPGMMPPMNQQQNQNQNSK from the coding sequence ATGAGTTCtagtgaagatgaagacgacaaATTCCTGTACGGGTCCGACTCTGAGTTAGCATTGCCTTCGTCCAAAAGATCTAGAGAgaatgaacaagaacaagatgcCTCTAATGATCCGGGTACAGCCAAGAGACAAAAACAGGATTCTTTTGAGGAAACCGTTCCAACCATAGCCAAATATGATCATTCCGATGAAGATATATACTCTGATTCCTCAAATAACGAGAGCAACTCTGACGTAGAGGTTATCATAAGCACAGGCCCTGATCCTACTCGGCTAGACGCCAAATTGTTGGGCTCCTATCAAAACGTAACAACATCTGGAAGCAAAGACGTAATCAGCGTAGCTACCGACGTCCCTGTGAccataaataaaacatcAGATGAAAGACCCGCCGCAACAGAGGGCGAAACAGATCAAGGCGTAATGACGTCAGAGTCGAAAGCCGTTACTACAGAGGGTGAAGGAAATGTACCGAAGACAATGGTTGGATCTATTGATCTAGACAAAGAAGGCATTTTCGAAAGCGTCGGTATAACAACTATAGACCCTGAAGTACTAAAGGAAAAGCCTTGGAGACAACCAGGAGCTAATTTAAGTGATTATTTCAACTACGGGTTTAATGAGTTTACCTGGATGGAGTATTTGCATAGACAGGAAAAATTACAACAAGATTACAACCCTAGAAGGATCCTAATGGGTTTACTAACtctacaacaacaaggcAAGCTAAACTCTTCTAACGACACAGACTTGAATCTCGGCAATATGATtgacaacaacaacaacaacaacatcaacaattCGAATATGTCCAATctaaataataatatggGTAATAGCATGTCTGGAACACCAAACCCTCCCGCACCACCGATGCATCCAAGTTTCCCACCATTACCCATGTTTGGTAGTTTCCCACCATTCCCTATGCCAGGTATGATGCCACCCATGAACCAACAGcaaaaccaaaaccaaaattcGAAATAA
- the IME1 gene encoding transcription factor IME1 — protein MQAAIHRKLNTALEDDVPLLFPFEQQQQQQQQPDFYYDAATNQQDRPSFSFGSTISPRSWHFEKSDNDSNIPSSQLQHLVHTQPIHLINPQILFNEEFLNLENIDSQPRSKENRSINGNETETATEKQKRDSKSTKSSSLSSLFSNDDTASTYYSSYNNNNIFQKTDKKNDDIDMIDTMKFETNTNLQKDIKIFQEIFDFNEFAYAQDFYPHSTNYTYSKPSNVHNSITTKNIDSYYQHQYQNLPHIENMHSINNRHYNNNKSVNYNNSSLLHNNNNNSASNASHSMYEAEPFIDEPQVPSCYYPLEISLDIDRTPAQKLNSEELEFVKRLNAKLSRYAAAYSVSASNDQDYYDKVRFQEISYKFSKTYS, from the coding sequence atGCAAGCCGCTATCCACAGAAAGCTCAACACTGCTTTAGAAGATGATgttcctcttcttttcccttttgaacaacaacaacaacaacaacagcaaccaGACTTTTATTACGACGCAGCGACTAATCAACAAGATCGCCCcagtttttcctttggaTCTACAATCTCCCCAAGAAGTTggcattttgaaaaatcagaCAACGACTCAAATATTCCCTCCTCTCAATTACAGCACTTGGTTCACACACAACCAATTCACTTGATTAACCCTCAGATTTTATTCAACGAagagtttttgaacttgGAAAACATCGATTCGCAGCCTCGttctaaagaaaatagaagtATAAACGGCAATGAAACAGAAACAGCTactgaaaaacaaaaaagggACTCAAAAAGTACAAAATCTTCCTCTTTATCAtcacttttttctaatGACGATACAGCTTCCACGTATTATTCTTcttacaacaacaacaatatcttccaaaaaaccgataagaaaaacgatgatattgatatgATTGACACAATGAAATTTGAAACTAATACCAACTTACAGAAAGACATAAAgatatttcaagaaattttcgattttaatgaatttgCATACGCACAAGATTTTTACCCACACAGTACGAACTATACTTATTCGAAACCCTCAAACGTCCATAACTCAATAACCACCAAAAATATAGACTCATACTATCAGCACCAATACCAGAATCTACCccatattgaaaatatgcACTCCATTAACAACCGTCATtataacaacaacaaaagcGTTAATTATAACAACAGTAGCCTTCTtcacaataataataacaacagcGCCAGTAACGCGTCCCATAGCATGTACGAAGCTGAACCGTTTATAGATGAACCTCAAGTGCCATCATGCTATTACCCATTAGAAATTTCCTTGGATATTGATAGGACACCAGCACAAAAACTAAACTCGGAAGAATTAGAATTTGTTAAAAGGCTAAACGCCAAACTATCAAGATATGCTGCTGCCTATTCAGTTAGTGCTTCCAACGACCAAGATTATTACGATAAGGTCAGATTTCAAGAGATTTCCTATAAATTTAGTAAAACATATTCTTAG
- the RPL43B gene encoding 60S ribosomal protein eL43, with the protein MAKRTKKVGITGKYGVRYGSSLRRQVKKLEIQQHARYDCSFCGKKTVKRGAAGIWSCSSCKKTVAGGAYTVSTAAAATVRSTIRRLREMVEA; encoded by the exons at ggctaaaagaacaaagaaggTCGGTATCACAGGTAAATATGGTGTCCGTTATGGTTCATCATTGAGAAGACAAGtcaagaaattggaaatcCAACAACATGCCAGATATGACTGTTCCTTCTGTGGTAAGAAGACCGTCAAGAGAGGTGCTGCTGGTATCTggtcttgttcttcttgtaagAAGACCGTTGCTGGTGGTGCTTACACCGTCTCCACTGCAGCTGCCGCTACTGTTAGATCTACCATCAGAAGATTGAGAGAAATGGTTGAAGCTTAG
- the SFC1 gene encoding Sfc1p translates to MSQKKKASHPAINLIAGGTAGMFEALCCHPLDTIKVRMQIYKRVAGIEHVKPPGFIKTGSTIYHKEGFLALYKGLGAVVIGIIPKMAIRFSSYEFYRTLLVNKETGIVSTGNTFVAGVGAGITEAVLVVNPMEVVKIRLQAQHLTPTEPNAGPKYNNAIHAAYTIIKEEGVSALYRGVSLTAARQATNQGANFTVYSKLKEYLQNYHQMDVLPSWETSCIGLISGAIGPFSNAPLDTIKTRLQKDKSTSLEKQSGMRKIVLIGTQLLKEEGFRALYKGITPRVMRVAPGQAVTFTVYEYVRDHLEKTGIFKKNNKPKPKPLQ, encoded by the coding sequence atgtcccaaaaaaagaaagcttCTCATCCGGCTATCAACCTGATTGCAGGTGGTACTGCAGGTATGTTTGAAGCATTGTGTTGTCATCCCTTAGATACAATTAAAGTTAGAATGCAAATCTACAAACGAGTGGCCGGTATCGAACACGTTAAACCTCCAGGTTTCATCAAAACCGGGAGCACCATCTACCATAAGGAAGGTTTCTTGGCTCTGTATAAAGGTCTCGGTGCTGTGGTCATCGGTATTATACCAAAGATGGCTATCCGGTTCTCGTCTTATGAATTCTACAGAACCCTATTAGTCAATAAGGAAACGGGAATTGTTTCTACCGGTAACACATTTGTGGCTGGTGTTGGTGCTGGTATCACTGAAGCCGTTCTTGTGGTGAATCCCATGGAAGTCGTAAAAATTAGGCTGCAAGCTCAGCATTTGACTCCGACGGAACCAAACGCTGGCCCTAAATACAATAACGCCATTCATGCCGCCTATACTATCATTAAAGAAGAGGGGGTTTCTGCGTTGTATAGAGGTGTTTCTTTAACCGCAGCAAGGCAGGCAACAAACCAAGGTGCTAACTTCACAGTCTATTctaaattgaaagaatatCTGCAAAACTATCACCAAATGGATGTCTTACCTTCGTGGGAAACATCTTGTATAGGTTTGATTTCAGGTGCCATTGGACCGTTTTCCAACGCCCCATTGGATACTATCAAGACAAGATTACAGAAGGATAAGTCGAcatctttggaaaaacaaTCTGGCATGAGGAAAATCGTACTAATCGGTACCCAACTtctaaaagaagaaggctTTAGAGCATTATATAAGGGAATAACCCCAAGAGTAATGAGAGTGGCACCGGGTCAAGCCGTTACGTTTACCGTTTACGAATATGTAAGAGatcatttggaaaagacgggaatattcaagaagaataataaacCAAAGCCAAAACCATTGCAGTAG